A single window of Aspergillus flavus chromosome 4, complete sequence DNA harbors:
- a CDS encoding putative HDA1 complex subunit, which produces MSTGNMESHNQKKEVPSLAETMEKYSQYEGATPREKMKNAYAQLSAKANSLQAIDMSVTPSSVEDIEPVAPVSVPETTAPLSVRVDKEPTVHHTEPEMNPASSEPLEEMSHQEQSIQTIQPSALTVTHTEEVPPGSVHLGPSEFAVPLPMDSRVKDDYERVLVDETQGIRNFLRGSSSSGMSNGHDERLVLKMREILGSLSNVATHPDLNIAEHIKDSDSDLGKEAAWAEYSSAKFLFLGYLVEIASNRDIHLVIMVQGEKTQKVVERYLIGKGLIYTRPREEMGSGTNLEVSLVKGSLSLGIQSTLSEGITETYKSPSAIIALDSSLNVKSPSVEHMRTTFARHGNLLPIIRLIVSNSSEHIELCFPDPPELQRLQLIVQYTVRLRNIVGDLQDDALGVREDVEEILPWLYSDHFSISWPLTPIEPLHVVSSDKLLSVQLEAQPQTTVAGTPNYNTQAQKRLFVEDSSEHTSKRLRVESSQDNTQLTESTKFPSQTLDSGLHALEKNLVQMRTTHAAELEKFQNALTDMQTRLQEREKLLESLQHRYETRTKDLHKIRRERDRLAEYKATSEQKIEKQREDISKLKDERTQLRQDLEQARAEIKTGGGAVAELETAREDIRRLTQENAGLERKAEYEAKQAEYTREQYQTASNMAAQTGNEVRQLREENELLKRKVAGNASRLREINKENDGARHLSRISELEASLASREDLLRRKEDELREIRKNRPSTRSTSTQPRSPRLTAGSRPTSPGINNHNGRGSALRFSSEMPS; this is translated from the coding sequence ATGTCTACTGGAAATATGGAAAGCCACAACCAAAAGAAGGAAGTGCCATCATTGGCTGAAACCATGGAGAAGTATAGTCAGTATGAAGGAGCAACCCCGagggagaaaatgaagaatgcGTACGCCCAGTTGAGCGCAAAAGCGAATTCTCTACAGGCTATCGATATGAGTGTGACTCCGTCATCTgtggaagatattgagccCGTGGCGCCTGTATCCGTCCCCGAGACAACCGCACCTCTAAGTGTTAGAGTTGACAAGGAACCCACTGTTCATCACACTGAGCCAGAAATGAACCCAGCTTCATCGGAACCACTTGAAGAAATGTCACATCAAGAACAAAGTATACAGACTATTCAGCCAAGTGCCTTGACAGTCACCCATACCGAAGAAGTCCCTCCCGGATCAGTACATCTCGGTCCGTCTGAATTCGCTGTACCACTTCCAATGGACTCTAGAGTTAAAGATGACTACGAGCGAGTCTTGGTGGATGAAACCCAGGGTATTCGGAATTTTCTTAGAGGATCCAGCTCTTCAGGGATGTCCAACGGACATGATGAACGCCTTGTGTTAAAGATGCGCGAGATATTAGGAAGTCTAAGCAACGTTGCGACACATCCCGATCTCAATATCGCGGAGCACATCAAAGATTCGGATTCAGATCTAGGAAAGGAGGCAGCTTGGGCTGAGTATTCCAGCGCAAAATTCTTATTCTTAGGCTACCTTGTGGAAATTGCAAGTAACCGGGATATCCATTTGGTGATTATGGTACAGGGAGAAAAAACGCAAAAAGTGGTTGAGCGATACCTGATAGGCAAAGGTCTCATATATACTCGACCTCGTGAGGAAATGGGGTCTGGCACCAATCTGGAGGTTTCTCTGGTAAAAGGTTCCTTGAGTTTGGGGATCCAATCTACACTCAGTGAGGGGATCACTGAGACATACAAATCGCCCTCTGCAATCATTGCCCTGGACTCGTCTTTAAATGTGAAGAGCCCTTCAGTTGAACATATGCGAACCACATTTGCTCGTCATGGTAACCTACTTCCCATCATTCGACTCATTGTCTCAAACTCCAGTGAGCACATCGAACTCTGTTTCCCGGATCCTCCAGAGCTCCAACGTCTTCAGTTGATCGTCCAATACACTGTCCGTCTCCGCAATATAGTAGGTGATCTGCAGGACGATGCCCTTGGTGTGCGTGAAGACGTGGAAGAGATATTGCCTTGGCTTTATTCAGATCACTTCAGCATTAGCTGGCCTCTGACTCCCATTGAACCTTTACACGTCGTGAGCTCCGATAAGCTGTTATCTGTTCAACTTGAAGCTCAACCCCAAACAACTGTTGCTGGTACACCAAACTACAACACGCAAGCTCAAAAGCGTCTATTTGTGGAAGATTCAAGCGAGCATACGTCTAAAAGACTACGGGTGGAATCGTCACAGGATAACACTCAACTTACAGAGTCAACAAAATTTCCAAGTCAAACCTTGGATAGCGGTCTGCATGCCTTAGAGAAGAATCTCGTGCAGATGAGAACTACGCATGCCGCTGAGCTTGAGAAGTTCCAGAATGCATTAACTGACATGCAAACCCGCTTacaggagagagagaaactACTCGAATCGCTCCAGCATCGCTATGAAACTCGAACTAAAGACCTCCACAAGATCCGGCGGGAGCGGGATCGCTTGGCTGAGTATAAAGCCACGTCAGAgcagaaaattgaaaaacaaagagaagatattAGCAAGCTAAAGGATGAGCGCACCCAGCTAAGGCAGGATCTCGAGCAGGCAAGGGCGGAGATCAAAACTGGAGGAGGTGCTGTAGCAGAGCTGGAGACGGCTCGGGAAGATATTCGACGCCTGACACAAGAAAATGCTGGCCTGGAACGGAAGGCAGAATACGAGGCCAAGCAAGCCGAGTACACTCGCGAGCAGTACCAAACTGCGTCTAACATGGCGGCTCAAACTGGGAACGAGGTCCGCCAACTTCGAGAAGAGAACGAGTTATTAAAGCGTAAGGTTGCTGGGAATGCTAGTCGTCTACGAGAGATCAATAAAGAGAACGACGGGGCACGACATCTATCTCGTATCTCTGAACTGGAAGCTTCTCTTGCATCCCGCGAAGACCTGTTACGCCGAAAAGAGGATGAGCTGCGGGAAATTCGCAAGAACCGACCCTCCACCCGCTCGACCAGTACTCAACCTCGCAGCCCGAGACTGACCGCTGGAAGTCGTCCAACGAGCCCAGGAATCAATAATCATAACGGACGTGGCAGCGCGTTAAGGTTCAGCTCTGAGATGCCCAGTTAA
- a CDS encoding uncharacterized protein (expressed protein) has protein sequence MPAAFFSFYYLILCVDPAPLLKFSTLDFELDAITSVRHPYDYIAQSVCKFFYCSTARGLRFPHPILAMFQYVGCFRIDYAT, from the coding sequence ATGCCTGCAGCCTTTTTCTCATTTTATTATCTCATTTTGTGTGTGGATCCTGCGCCCCTTCTCAAGTTTTCTACGTTAGATTTTGAATTGGATGCCATAACCAGTGTACGTCATCCTTATGACTACATTGCTCAATCTGTTTGCAAATTTTTCTACTGTTCTACTGCCCGAGGACTTCGTTTTCCACATCCAATATTAGCGATGTTTCAATATGTAGGCTGTTTTCGTATTGATTATGCTACGTGA
- a CDS encoding uncharacterized protein (of unknown function-domain containing protein), translating to MNLPRRLQAIRPRGFRSQRLSCYTPAVQHLRRISFSSLFSTIAAKSNYRAAGVRLASSETTYRVNALRNPMATARKIELSTSDSGVYSAGVREDAARAASEVLQENLEKHHIYFNDSGFHMVKDLHANVADHIVHHILTMFALGASPDEIKAAFERNKSYQRPALPANDSVVQSLYDQARFKECLGKRNNYPSFLEYFQREIETKGVENVVNQYIFAGDDLAEDMLVRLFGGLIHPLIHLGFGIEFNQPAIVAEALAQAATHEDWTGPMFLLPAEKAAGGIGKPGKKTLLQILEEIRNNEKLANSAHWDDENRMRDGVLVRAPDEMIKHAAEFTISEDQIEEKLVEIVDTVAYFTATAQRPSKQVKFDFFYIHGMNATIFLTKFISLPWLEVRSKLRLLEWKGRLNLLLYVSRNTPELYLNDVTEYQASRTWEDIFAYANAHPRDDGHIGKLVRAVANGERVCRPYEAKANDLGLTITGDMWLKIGNMVMDSTSDEHSVWVRSTGFDGAWEEFEDRSRL from the exons ATGAATTTGCCGAGGAGGCTTCAAGCCATTCGTCCTCGGGGTTTCCGTTCTCAACGCTTAAGTTGCTATACTCCGGCTGTCCAACATTTGCGGCGCATCTCATTCTCGTCGCTATTCAGCACAATCGCTGCTAAATCTAACTATCGAGCAGCAGGGGTTCGCCTTGCCTCTTCCGAAACCACATACCGTGTCAACGCTCTACGAAATCCAATGGCCACGGCACGGAAGATTGAGCTGTCCACATCTGACTCCGGTGTCTACTCCGCTGGGGTTAGAGAGGACGCTGCTCGAGCTGCTAGCGAAGTCTTGCAGGAGAATCTAGAGAAGCACCATATTTACTTTAACGATTCCGGATTCCACA TGGTGAAAGATCTCCATGCTAATGTAGCAGACCACATCGTCCACCATATTTTAACCATGTTTGCCCTCGGGGCTTCCCCGGATGAGATTAAGGCTGCGTTTGAAAGAAATAAGAGTTACCAGAGGCCTGCTTTACCGGCCAATGACAGTGTGGTTCAGTCCTTGTATGACCAGGCTCGATTCAAAGAATGCCTTGGCAAACGAAACAATTACCCCAGTTTCTTGGAATATTTCCAACGTGAGATTGAAACGAAAGGTGTCGAGAACGTGGTTAACCAATACATTTTCGCCGGGGATGATCTCGCGGAAGATATGCTCGTAAGATTGTTTGGAG GTCTCATTCATCCACTCATCCACTTGGGGTTCGGGATTGAGTTCAATCAGCCTGCCATCGTAGCAGAGGCCCTTGCCCAAGCTGCTACTCATGAGGACTGGACTGGCCCAATGTTTCTCTTACCCGCCGAAAAAGCAGCGGGGGGCATTGGCAAACCTGGAAAGAAGACATTGCTGCAAATCCTGGAGGAAATCCGCAACAATGAGAAATTAGCGAATTCCGCGCATTGGGACGATGAGAATAGGATGAGGGACGGCGTCCTTGTACGGGCACCCGATGAAATGATCAAGCATGCTGCAGAATTCACCATCTCCGAGGATcaaatagaagaaaagcttGTCGAAATAGTCGACACGGTTG CCTACTTCACAGCTACTGCTCAACGACCATCCAAGCAGGTTAAGTTTGACTTCTTCTATATACATGGCATGAATGCGACGATATTTCTCACCAAGTTCATCTCACTTCCGTGGCTAGAGGTGCGCTCCAAGCTACGTCTGCTCGAATGGAAAGGACGATTGAACCTATTGCTATATGTATCTCGCAATACACCCGAGCTGTATCTCAATGATGTGACTGAGTATCAGGCTTCGAGGACATGGGAGGATATTTTCGCATATGCCAACGCACATCCAAGAGATGATGGACATATTGGTAAATTGGTAAGAGCTGTAGCGAACGGAGAGAGAGTCTGCCGTCCATACGAGGCCAAAGCCAACGATTTGGGATTGACGATCACCGGCGATATGTGGCTGAAGATCGGGAATATGG TGATGGATTCAACTTCCGATGAACATTCCGTGTGGGTCCGTTCAACCGGGTTCGATGGAGCGTGGGAGGAATTTGAAGACCGCTCCCGTCTGTGA
- a CDS encoding glutamine-dependent NAD(+) synthetase — MGHLVTLATCSLNQWALDFEGNCERIIESIRQAKKAGATLRVGPELEITGYGVLDGFLEGDTFLHSWEMLARIIDHADCQDIVVDVGMPVRHRNVRYNCRVIFYNRKIILIRPKMWLANDGNYREMRYFTPWQRPQEIEDYYLESIVGKITGQYKVPFGDAVISTRDTCLGLETCEELFTPNGPHIPYGLAGVEIISNSSGSHHELRKLDTRINLVTQATKLSGGIYLYANQQGCDGDRLYYDGCAMIVVNGNIVAQGSQFSLNDVEVVTATVDIEEVRTYRSSASRGMQASKQTPFVRLDLDMRLSRQNEEADPGLAPSEAIAPRYHAPEEEVALGPACWLWDYLRRSGAAGFFLPLSGGIDSCATAIIVHSMCREVIKAVSEGNEQVIKDVRRLCAEPADSTWLPTTSQEVCNRIFHTSYMGTQNSSKETRDRSKRLSTDIGSYHVDFNFDTVVTSLTNLFTMVTNFQPKFKVHGGSRAENQALQNVQARLRMVLSYLFASLLPTVRQRPGGGGLLVLASSNVDEWYIQLHPFSPNLRGYLTKYDASSADLNPIGSISKVDLKKFIAWSRDSFELPILHEFLNATPTAELEPITSTYVQSDEADMGVTYAELSTFGYLRKIAKLGPWSMYERLLHVWGNEYSPREIYEKTRHFFYNYAINRHKMTVLTPSYHAEQYSPDDNRHDLRQFLYPSFTWAYKKMEDSVKYWESKGWTAGKAQKKNVKAD, encoded by the exons ATGGGCCACCTTGTCACTCTTGCAACATG CTCCCTTAACCAATGGGCCCTTGATTTTGAAGGCAACTGCGAACGAATTATTGAGAGTATCCGTCAGGCTAAGAAAGCTGGAGCTACTCTACGCGTCGGTCCTGAACTAGAAATCACCG GATATGGTGTTCTTGATGGATTCCTCGAGGGCGATACGTTCCTCCATTCGTGGGAGATGCTGGCTCGTATCATTGACCACGCTGACTGTCAAGACATTGTGGTGGACGTAGGTATGCCTGTTCGGCATAGGAATGTGCGATACAATTGCCG CGTGATCTTTTATAACCGCAAGATCATTCTGATTCGCCCGAAGATGTGGCTTGCGAATG ATGGAAACTATAGAGAAATGCGGTATTTTACTCCATGGCAGCGCCCCCAAGAGATTGAAGATTACTATCTTGAATCAATCGTTGGTAAAATAACAGGCCAGTATAAAGTTCCTTTCGGAGACGCAGTCATCAGCACAAGAGATACTTGTCTAGGTTTAGAGACATGCGAAGAGCTATTCACTCCTAATGG GCCTCATATTCCTTATGGTCTTGCCG GTGTGGAGATCATTTCCAATTCGTCAGGAAGCCATCACGAGTTAAGGAAGCTTGACACCCGTATCAACTTGGTTACGCAGGCTACGAAACTG AGTGGAGGCATTTATCTATATGCGAACCAGCAAGGCTGCGATGGTGATAGACTGTATTACGATGGCTGCGCAATGATCGTCGTCAATGGCAATATTGTGGCCCAGGGGTCTCAATTTTCCTTGAATGATGTCGAGGTTGTTACGGCTACAGTCGATATAGAAGAA GTCCGGACGTATCGTTCTAGTGCTAGTCGTGGTATGCAAGCCAGCAAACAAACACCATTTGTTCGTCTTGACCTCGATATGAGGCTCTCTCGTCAAAACGAAGAAGCTGATCCCGGCCTTGCCCCATCTGAGGCCATTGCGCCCCGCTACCACGCtcctgaagaagaagttgcaCTCGGTCCAGCTTGTTGGCTTTGGGATTACCTCCGAAGGAGTGGTGCCGCTGGATTCTTCCTTCCGCTCAGTGGTGGTATTGACAGTTGTGCTACTGCCATTATTGTACATTCGATGTGTAGAGAAGTCATCAAGGCAGTGTCAGAAGGAAATGAGCAGGTTATCAAAGATGTCCGCAGGCTGTGCGCTGAGCCTGCGGATTCCACCTGGCTTCCTACTACGAGTCAAGAAGTGTGCAA CCGCATCTTCCACACCAGCTATATGGGCACCCAAAATTCCAGTAAGGAGACAAGGGACCGGTCAAAGAGGCTTTCAACCGACATTGGATCTTATCATGTCGACTTCAACTTTGATACAGTTGTGACTTCCTTGACGAATTTGTTCACGATGGTTACCAACTTCCAGCCTAAGTTCAAGGTTCATGGTGGTAGTCGGGCAGAAAATCAAGCGCTACAGAACGTTCAAGCCCGCTTAAGAATGGTGCTTTCGTACTTGTTTGCATCCTTGCTTCCTACAGTCCGGCAGCGACCAGGTGGAGGCGGACTGCTTGTCCTGGCATCATCAAATGTAGATG AATGGTATATACAACTTCACCCCTTTAGCCCCAA TTTGCGTGGCTATTTAACTAAATACGATGCCAGTAGCGCAGAT TTGAACCCAATTGGCTCTATCAGCAAAGTCGacttgaagaaattcatcgCCTGGTCTCGGGATTCGTTTGAATTGCCTATTCTTCACGAATTCCTGAATGCCACCCCAACTGCCGAGCTGGAACCGATAACATCCACGTACGTCCAGTCAGACGAAGCGGACATGGGTGTAACGTACGCTGAGTTGTCCACTTTCGGCTACCTGCGTAAGATCGCGAAACTAGGACCTTGGTCCATGTACGAAAGATTGCTCCATGTGTGGGGTAATGAGTACAGCCCGCGCGAGATATATGAGAAAACCCGTCATTTCTTCTACAATTATGCCATTAACCGTCATAAGATGACCGTACTTACCCCTAGTTATCATGCGGAACAGTACTCTCCTGATGATAACAGGCATGACCTCCGACAGTTCTTGT ACCCCTCTTTTACATGGGCAtacaagaagatggaagacaGTGTCAAGTACTGGGAATCAAAAGGGTGGACTGCTGGAAAAgcacagaagaagaacgtcAAGGCAGACTAG
- a CDS encoding flavin-containing monooxygenase produces the protein MTISKQIRRVAVIGAGPSGLSAVKYLLAEKAFTKIDVFEKRSAVGGVWNYTPPALKQSTLVPVPQLDPNEPGDEPIWHPTADIQGPLEPAFISPIYSTLDTNIPKELMAYGDKPFPPDAQVLPKYSTVKEYLDEYAENVQDYIHLDTQVVNIKSGDSGADAWAVTTKNLRTGVGRTDTYDAVVVASGHYDVPYTPDIPGIKIWNETYPGIISHAKLYDSPEPFRGKKVIIVGGSASGIDIGSQINRLSQGKVLASQRTESYLMPSNATDKDYVPEIVEFLPPTEYKRAVRFADGRIENDIDAIVFCTGYLYSFPFLSSLDPPVITDGRRVLNTYQHLFYIHNPTLVFPVLPQRVIPLPLSENQAAVFARVWSGRLTLPDAAEMKAWEDDTVIKKGNGTAFHLLHFPLDADYMNLLYKWAGSAEPRQGLPDNGNGKQGNYWGERERWMRQLFPEIRRTFIGKGDERHKFKSIEQLGYDFEKFRKEQAHL, from the exons ATGACGATCTCAAAGCAAATCCGCCGGGTGGCTGTTATCGGTGCAGGGCCGTCAGGCCTATCTGCTGTGAA GTATCTTCTTGCAGAGAAGGCTTTCACCAAGATTGATGTTTTTGAGAAGAGAAGTGCTGTCGGTGGGGTATGGAATTATACTCCACCAGCTCTCAAACAGAGCACATTGGTGCCTGTGCCGCAACTTGACCCGAACGAACCTGGCGATGAACCGATATGGCATCCCACAGCAGACATCCAGGGGCCACTAGAGCCAGCTTTTATATCGCCCATTTATAGTACATTAGATACCAACATTCCAAAGGAATTAATGGCCTACGGGGACAAGCCATTTCCCCCTGACGCCCAAGTGTTGCCGAAGTACTCTACAGTGAAGGAGTATCTGGACGAGTACGCAGAAAATGTGCAAGACTATATTCACCTTGACACCCAAGTTGTGAATATCAAGTCTGGTGATTCCGGGGCAGATGCTTGGGCTGTAACAACGAAGAATTTGCGAACCGGGGTCGGCAGGACCGATACATATGATGCTGTGGTTGTGGCTAGTGGGCATTATGATGTTCCGTACACTCCAGATATACCGGGTATCAAGATCTGGAATGAGACTTATCCGGGCATTATTTCCCACGCCAAGTTGTATGACTCACCTGAACCTTTCCGCGGAAAGAAGGTGATCATTGTAGGAGGTTCTGCATCAGGAATCGATATTGGCAGCCAAATAAACAGACTGAGCCAGGGCAAAGTGCTCGCGTCCCAGCGAACAGAGTCATACTTGATGCCGTCCAACGCCACAGACAAGGATTATGTCCCAGAAATTGTGGAGTTCTTACCACCAACCGAATACAAAAGGGCGGTTCGCTTCGCTGATGGTAGGATTGAGAATGACATTGATGCAATTGTGTTCTGCACTGGCTACCTGTactctttcccctttctatCGTCACTGGACCCTCCTGTTATTACGGATGGCCGGAGGGTGCTGAACACCTACCAACATCTGTTCTATATCCACAACCCCACGCTCGTTTTCCCTGTTCTGCCCCAAAGGGTAATACCTTTGCCCTTGTCCGAGAATCAGGCTGCTGTCTTCGCTCGTGTCTGGTCTGGACGACTTACTCTACCAGACGCAGCTGAAATGAAGGCCTGGGAGGATGACACTGTCATTAAAAAGGGGAATGGAACAGCATTCCACCTTCTACATTTTCCATTGGACGCGGACTATATGAATCTACTATACAAATGGGCAGGCAGTGCTGAACCGCGCCAAGGGTTGCCCGACAACGGAAACGGTAAACAAGGCAACTACTggggggagagggagagatgGATGCGACAGCTGTTTCCTGAGATAAGAAGAACGTTTATTGGAAAAGGAGATGAGCGACACAAATTCAAAAGCATCGAGCAGCTGGGCTACGATTTTGAGAAATTTAGAAAAGAGCAGGCACATCTCTGA
- a CDS encoding NADH pyrophosphatase I of the Nudix family of hydrolase (NADH pyrophosphatase, putative), which yields MTSHPQIPTPAHTQAESMLSRQFGRETVNYFSSSPLNRLSFLRTEHAFLSAAIKHPSTRFVLLKDLAPLTKSPSELYYAHYNEVEKLVPETIYDKTEEETIKEYDSRKTTAQLIFLGLDESRKQDGLAWKIYTGAPFFALDVTPKGDEEQQTNSKAVISAMEEKGLSFFQSRVVMTFSADEAAIYAQSRALMDWNNRNSFCGTCGHPTLSVNSGTKRACPPTDVARVAEGKPAERPACNTRTTLSNLSFPRTDPTIIVAVLSTDAKRVLLGRSKRYPPNWYSTLAGFIEPAESVEDAVRREVWEEAGVTLSRVIIHSSQPWPYPANLMIGAIAQVSDPAHETINLSHDPELEDAKWFDVEEVEEALRIGVSALGDKAGPEYKEGGLRLPPPTAIANQLIRAAINMDLLAGDKTSKM from the exons ATGACCAGTCACCCCCAGATTCCAACTCCTGCCCATACGCAAGCTGAGTCAATGCTCTCTCGACAATTTGGGAGAGAAACCGTAAATTACTTCTCCA GCTCGCCTCTAAATCGGCTCTCGTTCCTGCGGACCGAGCATGCTTTCCTTTCGGCAGCTATCAAACATCCTTCCACCCGCTTCGTACTTCTGAAGGACCTTGCACCCCTTACAAAGTCTCCTTCGGAATTGTATTATGCTCACTATAATGAAGTCGAAAAGCTTGTTCCTGAGACGATTTATGATAAGACAGAAGAGGAGACAATCAAGGAATATGACTCACGGAAAACCACCGCGCAGCTAATCTTCCTTGGACTGGACGAGAGCCGTAAGCAAGATGGGCTCGCTTGGAAGATCTATACCGGTGCACCTTTCTTTGCTCTTGACGTAACCCCAAAGGGGGATGAAGAGCAACAGACCAATTCCAAAGCTGTGATTAGCGCCATGGAGGAAAAGGGGTTGAGCTTCTTCCAGTCGAGAGTGGTCATGACCTTTTCAGCTGACGAAG CTGCCATTTATGCCCAGTCCCGCGCTCTCATGGATTGGAATAATCGTAATAGCTTCTGTGGCACTTGCGGCCATCCGACGCTCTCTGTAAATTCCGGTACCAAGCGTGCCTGTCCACCTACAGACGTTGCCCGTGTCGCGGAGGGAAAACCAGCCGAACGACCTGCCTGCAACACGCGCACTACTCTTTCCAATCTCTCCTTTCCACGTACCGATCCAACAATCATTGTGGCCGTTCTTTCAACCGATGCCAAGCGGGTTCTGCTTGGTCGCTCAAAACGCTATCCGCCCAACTGGTATTCAACCCTTGCCGGTTTCATTGAACCAGCAGAGTCGGTTGAAGACGCTGTCCGGAGGGAGGTGTGGGAAGAGGCGGGTGTCACTCTTTCCCGTGTCATTATTCACTCATCTCAACCTTGGCCCTACCCAGCAAATCTCATGATTGGAGCAATCGCACAGGTTAGTGATCCTGCTCATGAAACGATCAACCTAAGCCACGATCCTGAGCTGGAAGATGCGAAATGGTTTGACGTCGAGGAAGTCGAGGAGGCTTTGAGAATAGGTGTAAGTGCGCTGGGTGATAAGGCTGGTCCGGAGTACAAAGAGGGAGGGTTGAGACTTCCGCCGCCAACTGCTATCGCGAATCAACTGATCAGAGCAGCTATCAACATGGATCTCTTGGCAGGAGACAAGACTTCAAAAATGTAG